In the Parasphingorhabdus halotolerans genome, GACGTATGAGTGGGCAGCAGCCCATCTTGAGGCTATGGGCGGAGAGGCAAAAAGACTTCGTCCCGCCGCCGTTATCGCCAATTTCCGGCGCTGGACCATGCGCGAGCTCGATCTGCGGCGCGAAGCAGCCAGCGCATCGGAGTTGGCTGAACATATGGCCAATGTCGATCAGTTTGAAATACCTGCAATCGATTGGGACCGGACCTCGGGCCGCGTGCTGACACTCGACTGGGTGGATGGTGTAAAAATCTCCAAACGCGATGCACTTATCGCAGCCGGGCATGACCTCGATGATGTGGCCAACCGCCTCGTCCGCACTTTCCTCAAGCAAGCGATTGAAGCGGGCTATTTTCACGCCGATATGCACCAGGGAAATTTGTTTGTGAAAGCGGACGGCACCATTGTGGCGATTGATTTCGGCATAATGGGGCGGATTAACAAAAAGGCGCGTTTCTGGCTTGCTGAAATCCTCTATGGCCTGACCACCGGCAACTACAAACGTGTCGCGGAAATTCATTTTGAAGCGCAATATGTGCCTGATCATCACAGTATGGAAGATTTCGCAACCGCATTGAGAGCGGTCGGAGAACCCATGCGGGGCAAGCCGGTGAGCGAGCTATCGGTAGGCGATATGCTTGACGGGCTGTTCGCAATTACCCGCGATTTCGACATGGAAACCCAGCCGCATTTGCTGCTTCTCCAAAAAACCATGGTGATGGTGGAAGGGATCGCCACCGACCTCAATCCACTGATCAATATGTGGGACACCAGCGGGCCTTACGTCAAAGAATGGATACGCGGCGAGCTTGGTCCAGAAGCCGCCATTGCCGACCGGATCAATGATGATGTCGGCACGTTAATGATGCTACCCGACATTGTCCGGCGGCTGGATGCACAACTCCCCCGAAAAGGCGGCGCACCTCCTGCGCTGCCGGTGGCAGAAGTGGAGTTGATGTGGGAAAAACGGAAAAAAGGCGCAGGCGTTGGATTCTGGCGCTATACGCTGACGGCGGTGATTGCAGCAGTCATTGGAGCGAGCGTGGTTTGGTGGTGGGGATGATTTTCCCTGACTAATCCGGTATGCCACTAGCAAATAGGAGACAATACCATGCGATTGAGACTTATTTTCGCCGGATTCCTGATGACTCCTGCACTACTAATCGCGTTTCCTGCCGCTGCCGAAGAACCTCCTTCTCCCACTGCACATCAATCAGAAATAATGGAAAAATTTGCCGGCACCTGGAAAGCCGAAGGTACCTCTTTTGGCCTGCGCTCCAAGTCCACGATGGTCTGGAGCAAAGACCGGCCGACAAATTCTACCGGGTAAAATACCAAATCGATATGGACCGGGATGGCAAGAACCAAAGCTTTATCGGCCATGGCTATTATACAAACGGCAGCAAGGATGGCTTCTGGGCAGACACCGGCGGCGCACTGCATCCGATGGTAACGCGCTATTTCGAAAAAATGCTCAGCACCATCTGGGGTGAGGCCGGCGGGCAGCAGGGGCGTTCCAACTACACGTTGAACGAAAATGGCAATATCGAGGTCGTGGACTGGATTTTGCAAGACGATGGCTGGCGCGAGTTTAACCGAACGATGTTCCG is a window encoding:
- the ubiB gene encoding 2-polyprenylphenol 6-hydroxylase encodes the protein MTSARTHMFRLLKWGRTLAKHGALRDLEKHKATPPQVRRLFRFARLGTIQPKTPNYSAALQAIGPAAIKLGQTLATRPDIIGVEAARDLLQLQDNLPPVAFDKIRDEIEASLGKSVEELYSHIDPDPVGAASIAQVHRATTIEGKDVAVKVLRPGIIKKFNQDIETYEWAAAHLEAMGGEAKRLRPAAVIANFRRWTMRELDLRREAASASELAEHMANVDQFEIPAIDWDRTSGRVLTLDWVDGVKISKRDALIAAGHDLDDVANRLVRTFLKQAIEAGYFHADMHQGNLFVKADGTIVAIDFGIMGRINKKARFWLAEILYGLTTGNYKRVAEIHFEAQYVPDHHSMEDFATALRAVGEPMRGKPVSELSVGDMLDGLFAITRDFDMETQPHLLLLQKTMVMVEGIATDLNPLINMWDTSGPYVKEWIRGELGPEAAIADRINDDVGTLMMLPDIVRRLDAQLPRKGGAPPALPVAEVELMWEKRKKGAGVGFWRYTLTAVIAAVIGASVVWWWG